A DNA window from Stenotrophomonas sp. 57 contains the following coding sequences:
- the mutS gene encoding DNA mismatch repair protein MutS: protein MKQFFAAKSDYPDLLLFFRMGDFYELFYDDARKAARLLDITLTQRGSSGGAPIPMAGVPVHAYEGYLARLVALGESVAICEQIGDPALAKGLVERKVVRIVTPGTVTDEALLDERRDTLLMALSRSKQGYGLAWADLAGGRFLVNEVETDDALEAELARLEPAELLVPDEENWPEFLRQRTGVRRRAPWLFDADSGRRQLLAFFKLHDLSGFGIDDKPRATAAAGALLGYVEETQKQRLPHLTSIAMETAGEAIAMNAATRRHLELDTRVDGDTRNTLLGVLDSTVTPMGGRLLRRWLHRPLRLREVLVQRHHAVETLIDRGSDADIREQFRRLGDLERILTRVALRSARPRDFSTLRDGLGLLPAVREVLAPLDSPRLQALHAALGEHDECAHLLASAIADMPPLKLSDGGVLADGFDEELDELRRLSTHADQFLVDLEQRERESSGIASLKVGYNRVHGYYIEISKGQSDRAPVHYTRRQTLTNAERYITEELKAFEDKVLSARDRSLSREKYLYEQLLDTLGGQLEPLKQCAAALSELDVLAAFAERAQALDWARPELQAEPCLKIERGRHPVVEAVREQPFEPNDLDLHPDRRMLVITGPNMGGKSTYMRQNALIVLLAHIGSFVPASRALIGPIDRILTRIGAGDDLARGQSTFMVEMAETSYILHHATAHSLVLMDEIGRGTSTYDGLALADAVARHLAYQNRCYTLFATHYFELTALADEQHEGGRSGIANVHLDAVEHGEALVFMHAVKDGPANRSFGLQVAALAGLPRATVAQARRRLAELEQRGGESHAAELAPQALDAPQQFGLFTAPTSKAQEALATIDPDELTPKQALEALYRLKALL from the coding sequence ATGAAGCAGTTCTTCGCAGCCAAGTCCGACTATCCGGACCTGCTGCTGTTCTTCCGCATGGGCGACTTCTACGAGCTGTTCTACGACGACGCCCGCAAGGCCGCACGCCTGCTCGACATCACCCTGACCCAGCGCGGCAGCTCCGGCGGCGCGCCGATCCCGATGGCGGGCGTGCCGGTGCATGCCTACGAAGGCTACCTGGCGCGGCTGGTGGCGCTGGGCGAATCGGTGGCCATCTGTGAACAGATCGGTGACCCGGCGCTGGCCAAGGGCCTGGTCGAGCGCAAGGTCGTGCGCATCGTCACCCCTGGCACGGTCACTGACGAGGCGCTGCTGGACGAGCGCCGCGACACCCTGCTGATGGCCCTGTCGCGCAGCAAGCAGGGCTACGGCCTGGCCTGGGCCGACCTGGCCGGTGGCCGCTTCCTGGTCAACGAAGTGGAAACCGACGACGCGCTGGAAGCCGAACTGGCCCGCCTGGAACCCGCCGAGCTGCTGGTACCCGACGAGGAGAACTGGCCGGAGTTCCTGCGCCAGCGCACCGGCGTGCGCCGGCGTGCACCGTGGCTGTTCGATGCGGACAGCGGCCGCCGCCAGCTGCTGGCCTTCTTCAAGCTGCATGACCTCAGCGGTTTCGGCATCGACGACAAGCCGCGCGCCACCGCCGCGGCCGGCGCCCTGCTCGGCTATGTCGAGGAAACCCAGAAGCAGCGCCTGCCGCACCTGACCTCGATCGCGATGGAAACTGCAGGCGAGGCGATCGCGATGAACGCCGCCACCCGCCGCCATCTGGAACTGGACACGCGTGTTGACGGCGATACCCGCAATACCCTGCTGGGCGTGCTCGACAGCACGGTGACGCCGATGGGCGGCCGCCTGCTGCGACGCTGGCTGCACCGCCCGCTGCGCCTGCGCGAGGTGCTGGTGCAGCGCCACCACGCGGTGGAGACCCTGATCGACCGCGGCAGCGACGCCGACATCCGCGAACAGTTCCGCCGCCTGGGCGATCTGGAGCGCATTCTCACCCGCGTGGCGCTGCGCTCGGCGCGCCCGCGCGATTTTTCCACCCTGCGCGATGGCCTGGGCCTGCTGCCGGCGGTGCGCGAGGTGCTGGCGCCGCTGGATTCGCCACGCCTGCAGGCGCTGCACGCCGCATTGGGTGAGCACGACGAGTGTGCGCACCTGCTGGCCAGTGCCATCGCCGACATGCCACCGCTGAAGCTCAGCGATGGCGGCGTGCTGGCCGATGGCTTCGATGAAGAGCTGGACGAGTTGCGCCGCCTGTCCACCCATGCCGACCAGTTCCTGGTCGACCTGGAACAGCGCGAGCGCGAAAGCAGCGGCATCGCCAGCCTCAAGGTCGGCTACAACCGCGTGCACGGCTACTACATTGAAATCAGCAAGGGCCAGTCCGACCGCGCGCCGGTGCACTACACCCGCCGCCAGACGCTGACCAATGCCGAGCGCTACATCACCGAAGAACTGAAGGCGTTCGAGGACAAGGTCCTGTCCGCGCGCGACCGTTCGCTGTCGCGCGAGAAGTACCTGTACGAGCAGCTGCTGGATACGCTGGGCGGGCAGCTGGAACCGTTGAAGCAGTGCGCCGCTGCGCTGAGCGAACTGGACGTGCTGGCCGCCTTCGCCGAGCGCGCGCAGGCGCTGGACTGGGCGCGCCCGGAACTGCAGGCCGAGCCCTGCCTGAAGATCGAACGCGGCCGCCACCCGGTGGTCGAAGCCGTGCGCGAACAGCCGTTCGAGCCGAACGACCTGGACCTGCATCCGGACCGTCGCATGCTGGTGATCACCGGCCCGAACATGGGCGGCAAGTCGACCTACATGCGGCAGAACGCGCTGATCGTGCTGCTGGCCCACATCGGCAGCTTCGTGCCGGCCAGCCGTGCGCTGATCGGCCCGATCGACCGCATCCTGACCCGCATCGGTGCCGGCGACGACCTCGCGCGCGGGCAGTCGACCTTCATGGTCGAGATGGCCGAGACCAGCTACATCCTGCATCACGCCACCGCGCATTCGCTGGTGCTGATGGACGAGATCGGCCGCGGCACCTCCACCTACGACGGCCTGGCACTGGCCGATGCGGTGGCCCGCCACCTGGCCTACCAGAACCGCTGCTACACGCTGTTCGCCACCCACTACTTCGAGCTGACCGCGCTGGCCGACGAACAACACGAGGGCGGCCGCAGCGGCATCGCCAACGTGCACCTGGACGCGGTCGAGCATGGCGAAGCGCTGGTGTTCATGCACGCGGTGAAGGACGGCCCGGCCAACCGCAGCTTCGGCCTGCAGGTGGCCGCGCTGGCCGGCCTGCCACGAGCGACCGTGGCGCAGGCCCGTCGCCGCCTGGCCGAGCTGGAGCAGCGTGGCGGTGAAAGCCACGCCGCCGAATTGGCGCCGCAGGCGCTGGATGCCCCGCAGCAGTTCGGCCTGTTCACCGCACCGACCAGCAAGGCACAGGAAGCGCTGGCCACGATCGATCCGGACGAGCTGACCCCGAAGCAGGCGCTGGAAGCCCTGTACCGGCTGAAGGCGCTGCTGTAA
- a CDS encoding integrase encodes MDTVVTAQAEAPRRRGTKFKLTYRQICELSVAKGPVEGKQGRVVIAPRLSGDAGKPYRVLDGNQGAPTGFGFYVGTTRTTYEVVVRGPAGVRRFSLGSVTDIGPEQAYELARRKLAVVRETGEHPSKEEARAEQLVELKGLTLADCFAAYVEDLQKRVRNKKAKPASIRAIQDSLARFARPEVGLAEKPILQLLDKDIHRAFDSLRRSSMVRSNRIPTPMRQALADQPDWAELSTQQLEALGVTGKYIQRVKAAGLASTEHAFTDAKRAVDLALKRERKAAAQQQREPVLRYNPFQVIHDDDMLRDSQALRRHYERAEVRNPLGDETLPTVLKVILARRDEQGGLNATGADYLLLTLLWGTRRGEAAPLRWFDRCSPGELRQSEVSWVWLAAPDEVNPYTRRAGSQVYLFDTKNGEERYLPVAYFAEKILQRRFDERADETKLKQDLADAEEVLGAARARRARRDLLDRLEKEVERSRRALAKTMFVFPARSDRSTTGHYSDSKSIVANVRRDAGLLDLRAEVDIGLTIHDLRRTLGRYAALLFGESRIVSQLLHHRTLGRGEDRMAAVSERYTEQEWSKLREAMGRVEEHMVATSPRVWNRLKGTDKPRLDEAGDAPVSIFSARNRRDAQ; translated from the coding sequence ATGGATACGGTTGTTACGGCGCAGGCAGAGGCCCCGCGCCGCCGAGGCACCAAGTTTAAGCTGACCTACCGGCAAATCTGCGAGTTGAGCGTGGCCAAAGGCCCGGTCGAAGGCAAGCAGGGAAGGGTGGTCATCGCCCCTCGACTGTCCGGAGACGCCGGAAAGCCTTACCGCGTCCTGGACGGCAATCAGGGCGCGCCAACGGGCTTTGGCTTCTACGTGGGCACCACCCGCACCACTTACGAAGTCGTGGTCCGAGGCCCGGCCGGGGTTCGTCGGTTCTCCTTGGGCAGCGTCACCGACATCGGACCGGAGCAAGCCTACGAGTTGGCCCGGCGGAAATTGGCCGTGGTTCGGGAGACGGGCGAGCATCCTTCGAAAGAGGAGGCCCGAGCCGAGCAGTTGGTTGAGCTGAAGGGGCTCACGCTGGCGGACTGCTTTGCGGCCTACGTTGAGGACCTGCAGAAGCGCGTGCGCAACAAGAAAGCCAAGCCCGCCAGCATCCGGGCAATCCAGGACAGCCTGGCGCGGTTTGCCCGCCCAGAAGTAGGGCTGGCGGAAAAACCGATCCTTCAGCTTTTGGACAAGGACATCCACCGTGCGTTCGACAGCTTGCGGCGATCGTCCATGGTGCGCTCCAACCGGATCCCCACCCCGATGCGCCAAGCGCTGGCTGATCAACCGGATTGGGCCGAGCTCTCCACGCAACAGCTCGAAGCGTTGGGCGTGACCGGGAAGTACATCCAGCGAGTCAAAGCGGCCGGTTTGGCGTCGACCGAGCACGCGTTCACAGACGCGAAGAGGGCGGTCGACCTGGCGCTGAAGCGGGAACGCAAAGCGGCGGCCCAGCAGCAGCGGGAGCCGGTGCTGCGTTACAACCCGTTCCAAGTCATCCACGACGACGACATGCTGCGGGACTCGCAAGCACTGCGCCGGCACTACGAGCGCGCGGAAGTGCGCAACCCGTTGGGGGACGAGACGCTGCCCACGGTCCTGAAGGTGATCTTGGCTCGGCGGGACGAGCAAGGTGGCTTGAACGCCACCGGCGCGGACTACCTGCTGCTGACCCTGCTCTGGGGCACCCGCCGCGGCGAGGCCGCTCCCCTGCGCTGGTTTGACCGGTGCTCCCCGGGCGAGCTGCGCCAGTCGGAAGTGTCCTGGGTCTGGTTGGCAGCACCGGATGAGGTCAACCCTTACACGAGGCGAGCGGGCTCTCAGGTCTACCTGTTTGACACCAAGAACGGTGAGGAGCGCTACCTGCCGGTGGCCTACTTTGCTGAAAAGATTTTGCAGCGGCGGTTCGACGAGCGCGCGGACGAAACCAAGCTCAAGCAAGACTTGGCGGACGCGGAAGAAGTGCTGGGCGCCGCCCGAGCCAGGCGTGCACGCCGGGATCTGCTCGACCGGCTGGAGAAAGAGGTGGAGAGGTCACGCCGCGCGCTGGCCAAAACCATGTTCGTGTTCCCGGCCCGATCAGATCGCAGCACGACGGGGCACTACTCGGACAGCAAGAGCATCGTGGCGAACGTGCGTCGGGACGCGGGGTTGCTCGATCTGCGGGCAGAGGTCGACATCGGTCTGACCATCCACGACCTGCGTCGCACGCTCGGTCGCTACGCGGCCCTATTGTTTGGCGAGAGCCGGATCGTGTCCCAACTGCTCCACCACAGGACGTTGGGCCGCGGCGAAGATCGCATGGCCGCTGTCTCCGAACGCTACACCGAGCAAGAATGGTCAAAGCTGCGCGAGGCCATGGGCCGCGTGGAAGAGCACATGGTCGCGACCAGTCCTCGCGTCTGGAATCGCTTGAAGGGAACGGACAAGCCTCGGCTGGACGAGGCCGGCGATGCCCCAGTCTCCATTTTCTCAGCAAGAAACCGGCGCGACGCCCAGTAA
- a CDS encoding nucleotide-binding protein yields the protein MECQRKEEDYLEQRSAALDAELNKAAAGLPPPTISTKAAARYLGVHFDTLGEWRRRTPPAGPPFVKGAGRAGGGANEHVRYPYTELVAWQASRVGRSVKERRLIDELDAAQQRVRELEIELALRQARDDASRLQKKLGRIASLATLDDIAVVPHEWALVDGQVAGHVLVVSDDVLSGALERGDLWDATVEQALQAPWVNGETREPYHAAYANVLQIVMQKLREAQAAQRASDLEARWAPGDAMGVSVRPFARDKEGS from the coding sequence ATGGAATGCCAGCGTAAAGAAGAGGACTACCTGGAGCAGCGCTCTGCGGCACTGGATGCTGAGCTGAACAAAGCCGCCGCGGGCTTGCCGCCTCCGACGATCAGCACCAAGGCAGCGGCGCGTTACCTGGGAGTCCACTTCGACACGCTTGGAGAGTGGCGCCGTCGAACGCCTCCTGCAGGGCCGCCCTTCGTGAAAGGGGCCGGCCGTGCTGGTGGAGGGGCGAACGAGCATGTTCGTTACCCCTACACCGAACTTGTCGCTTGGCAGGCCTCACGCGTGGGGCGCAGTGTCAAAGAGCGTCGCCTGATCGACGAACTGGACGCGGCCCAGCAACGGGTCCGTGAGCTGGAAATCGAATTGGCCTTGCGGCAGGCGCGGGACGATGCAAGCCGGCTGCAGAAGAAGTTGGGGCGCATCGCATCGCTGGCCACGCTCGATGACATTGCCGTGGTTCCCCATGAGTGGGCATTGGTGGACGGCCAAGTGGCCGGTCATGTCTTGGTGGTGAGTGACGATGTGCTGAGCGGTGCACTTGAACGGGGCGATTTATGGGATGCCACAGTCGAGCAGGCCTTGCAGGCGCCCTGGGTCAACGGGGAGACGCGTGAGCCCTACCATGCCGCCTACGCCAACGTGCTTCAGATAGTTATGCAAAAACTTCGCGAAGCCCAGGCAGCCCAGCGGGCCAGCGATCTGGAGGCGCGTTGGGCGCCAGGGGATGCGATGGGTGTGTCCGTGCGGCCTTTCGCCCGAGACAAAGAAGGGTCGTGA
- a CDS encoding TauD/TfdA family dioxygenase, giving the protein MDVGIAHALRDSVAEFCKENADTLSMAVLDPIVAGQAICAKLAQRIDCAVAAAQIKEDLEQNGVALFKGVFVPGEDLPETPSAFVPVPMTGTTAALQLCVIGANALIGKLTVSYGSENDGNLFVNLVGMGGDGQTAFKSQKHMRGHTDAMSFPFPGEKDPHYPGVAPSPDLVCLGALRNPDGVPTTIMPLAKILEDLDEGVIKELMQRKFTVVCQETFKDGTIAKLGVRHSVRGAAVIRDTVNAERWVRFSHTKVTADEDDQVGMDALEAFKSAVASHVQSVPLEPGDILLVSNRRALHGRSKVGDAKGGKSRWLVRSYALDGRHAQAYLIQGSSFCLFP; this is encoded by the coding sequence ATGGATGTAGGTATTGCGCACGCCTTACGTGATTCTGTGGCTGAATTCTGCAAGGAAAACGCTGACACGCTTTCGATGGCGGTCCTCGATCCAATTGTGGCCGGACAGGCAATTTGCGCAAAACTGGCGCAGAGAATTGACTGCGCGGTTGCTGCGGCTCAGATCAAGGAGGATTTGGAGCAAAACGGTGTCGCCTTGTTCAAAGGGGTATTTGTTCCAGGGGAAGACCTTCCCGAGACACCCTCTGCATTTGTCCCCGTTCCAATGACGGGGACCACCGCTGCGCTTCAGCTTTGCGTGATTGGGGCCAATGCTCTCATCGGCAAGCTAACCGTGTCTTATGGATCAGAAAACGATGGCAACCTCTTCGTGAACCTTGTCGGTATGGGGGGGGATGGACAAACGGCGTTCAAATCGCAGAAGCATATGCGAGGGCATACAGATGCCATGAGCTTTCCTTTCCCAGGGGAGAAGGATCCGCACTATCCAGGTGTCGCGCCCTCCCCAGATCTCGTTTGTTTGGGTGCGCTGCGCAATCCGGATGGAGTTCCTACGACCATCATGCCCCTCGCAAAAATTCTGGAAGACCTTGACGAAGGCGTGATCAAGGAGCTGATGCAGCGGAAGTTCACCGTCGTGTGTCAGGAAACTTTCAAGGACGGAACGATTGCGAAGCTGGGAGTTCGGCATTCAGTGCGTGGTGCAGCAGTAATTCGTGACACGGTAAACGCGGAACGGTGGGTCAGGTTCAGCCACACGAAAGTCACCGCCGACGAGGACGACCAGGTAGGGATGGATGCACTTGAGGCATTCAAGAGTGCTGTGGCCAGTCATGTCCAGTCTGTTCCCCTTGAGCCTGGCGACATCCTCTTGGTAAGCAATCGCCGGGCGTTGCATGGACGGAGCAAGGTTGGCGACGCCAAAGGCGGAAAAAGCCGCTGGCTCGTTCGCTCCTATGCTCTTGACGGTCGACACGCGCAGGCATACCTGATCCAAGGAAGCAGTTTTTGTCTGTTTCCCTAA
- a CDS encoding helix-turn-helix domain-containing protein, whose protein sequence is MRMALDKDTASARISRYESGAMSISLEALFELAQALDVPPAYLLATTPAMADAILALGVQSETQQGKLSQVLEGLTALPPGKRKQAIDRLLADPG, encoded by the coding sequence ATGCGAATGGCGCTGGACAAAGACACGGCATCGGCACGAATCTCCCGCTATGAATCGGGGGCAATGTCTATCAGCCTCGAAGCACTCTTCGAGCTGGCGCAGGCGTTGGACGTGCCGCCGGCCTACCTGCTGGCGACGACGCCGGCGATGGCCGACGCTATTTTGGCACTGGGCGTTCAAAGCGAGACCCAGCAAGGCAAACTCTCCCAAGTCCTCGAGGGGCTCACCGCGCTCCCACCCGGTAAGCGGAAGCAAGCCATTGACCGCCTCTTGGCAGACCCCGGATAG
- a CDS encoding ABC transporter permease, with product MNAHVRSHSTASHMQWGLLAPATVLLGGAGLLAFAGGAEISEELGLAWQAVAAFSAGVGVLALLLLLYVLNWRAARVRAARAVNPFLESRRGGFWKGALMGTLVVVAAQIGSIGVGIFYPGLIESERNFFVSVPPLALAALYTVFPIAPLVGGLIGRVWRATSL from the coding sequence ATGAATGCCCATGTCCGCTCTCACTCGACCGCATCCCATATGCAGTGGGGCCTGCTCGCACCCGCAACGGTCCTCCTGGGCGGTGCTGGCCTGCTCGCCTTCGCAGGCGGTGCAGAAATTTCTGAAGAGCTGGGGCTTGCCTGGCAGGCTGTGGCGGCGTTCTCGGCTGGCGTTGGCGTGCTGGCGCTCCTCCTGCTGCTCTACGTGCTGAACTGGCGGGCGGCGCGCGTTCGGGCAGCCAGGGCGGTCAATCCCTTCTTGGAATCGAGGCGCGGGGGCTTCTGGAAGGGGGCACTGATGGGCACGCTGGTCGTGGTAGCCGCCCAGATCGGAAGCATCGGCGTGGGGATCTTCTACCCTGGCCTGATCGAGTCGGAACGCAACTTCTTCGTGTCTGTCCCGCCGCTGGCGTTGGCCGCCCTCTACACCGTCTTTCCGATTGCGCCACTGGTGGGCGGGTTGATCGGGCGCGTGTGGCGCGCCACCAGTCTGTAG
- a CDS encoding type II toxin-antitoxin system PemK/MazF family toxin, with amino-acid sequence MTTIVVEYVDEATGHLLGREEHADIHGVAVPRLNGKVTICCKSFTGHAATRWQVMSVDSHAATSPALVKVVLQRHNASVKNLAETTSKGGVKLATLMHPGKLVEVEYGHIPQVVGSDGSLANNTSFYDMHLKGEMHKRRLAVVLSVGNGTLQVAPVTSKQGAASDPTRVRISPETLASLPFYANSGLNSWALCGMVTSVAFARVLPPNHAGPRGQSRDHSYPARVSSAERREIMLGVSHSVGMRPEKPNKGEVKREKKLESKIALLEQQLQLVLEVARGWESAVNLSLDEEVEELRKLNAEQAASLNV; translated from the coding sequence GTGACAACTATTGTCGTGGAATACGTGGATGAGGCGACCGGACATCTTTTGGGGCGGGAAGAGCATGCCGATATCCATGGAGTGGCAGTTCCTCGGCTCAATGGGAAGGTGACGATCTGCTGCAAGTCATTTACAGGTCACGCCGCTACGCGCTGGCAAGTCATGTCGGTTGACTCGCACGCGGCCACGTCACCTGCACTTGTAAAGGTTGTTCTTCAGCGGCATAACGCATCGGTTAAGAATTTGGCTGAGACAACCTCGAAGGGAGGTGTGAAGCTCGCTACCTTGATGCACCCAGGAAAGCTTGTCGAAGTTGAATATGGGCATATCCCGCAGGTTGTAGGATCCGACGGCTCCTTGGCCAACAATACGTCCTTTTATGACATGCATCTGAAGGGAGAAATGCATAAACGGCGTTTGGCTGTGGTGTTGAGTGTGGGCAACGGGACGCTCCAGGTGGCTCCGGTAACATCCAAACAGGGAGCAGCTTCTGACCCAACCCGGGTCCGCATCAGTCCGGAGACCTTGGCCAGCTTGCCGTTCTATGCCAATAGCGGGCTGAACAGTTGGGCCCTTTGTGGGATGGTCACAAGTGTGGCTTTCGCCCGTGTGTTGCCGCCCAACCATGCCGGGCCGAGGGGGCAATCTCGCGACCATAGCTACCCCGCACGCGTCTCATCCGCCGAGCGTCGGGAAATCATGCTGGGCGTGTCTCACTCGGTCGGCATGAGGCCAGAAAAGCCAAACAAGGGTGAAGTGAAGCGGGAAAAGAAGTTGGAGAGTAAAATTGCATTGCTGGAGCAGCAGCTTCAGTTGGTCCTTGAGGTTGCCCGAGGGTGGGAGAGCGCCGTCAACCTCTCACTGGATGAAGAGGTTGAAGAGCTTCGAAAACTGAATGCTGAACAGGCGGCTTCCTTGAATGTTTGA
- a CDS encoding alpha/beta fold hydrolase, which produces MGRSALWAVLLLFLPAIACASATKTRACEDGASPILRGSHCATVDVPLRHADPSGEQIALFLRRIPASAEAPKRGEVWLLSGGPGESGASLYPLIATYQRAFPGFDLVIPDHRGTGRSSRICPVQEAPESPEGTGLAGAEWGPCIGSMYANLQRTSAFSITEAAHDIGILMSQAHRSGQVLLYGVSYGTQLALRSLQVNELHLDGLILDGLVPPESTETWDLSRRTALVDQVGRQSMDAPGLQQYRTLLAAKDGAWQNDVPGGDLRRFFAALLSFPTLRDRMPKIVQDLSEGDTRTLAATVRDWNAALAQLGQGGNNQPALPLVMLIAASENNARPELSLETVNEEAKDALFVSPIPGLLVSGSVPRYPRDAWFGKTPDTLPRTLILQGTLDPNTAYAGAQEHAALLRRSGPVTFHTVDRGAHLLALVAPRCFVAAVGSFINGEVVSERCAEPAPR; this is translated from the coding sequence ATGGGCCGTAGTGCGCTGTGGGCGGTGTTGCTTCTGTTCTTACCAGCAATTGCTTGCGCATCTGCAACCAAGACGCGTGCCTGCGAGGACGGCGCGTCACCCATCCTGCGCGGATCACACTGCGCCACGGTGGACGTTCCACTTCGCCATGCCGATCCATCAGGCGAGCAGATTGCGCTGTTTCTGCGCCGCATACCGGCCAGCGCGGAGGCGCCCAAGCGAGGCGAGGTCTGGCTGCTCTCTGGCGGCCCGGGCGAGTCAGGCGCCTCCCTCTATCCTCTGATCGCGACCTACCAGCGTGCGTTCCCCGGGTTTGATCTTGTGATTCCCGACCACCGCGGCACGGGTCGGTCTTCGCGAATCTGCCCCGTCCAGGAAGCACCTGAAAGCCCAGAAGGCACAGGGTTGGCAGGTGCCGAATGGGGCCCTTGCATCGGCAGCATGTACGCCAACCTGCAGCGCACGTCGGCCTTTTCCATTACCGAGGCTGCGCATGACATTGGCATTCTGATGTCACAGGCACATCGCAGCGGGCAGGTGTTGCTGTATGGCGTTTCCTACGGTACCCAGCTGGCATTGCGTTCGCTCCAAGTCAATGAGCTTCATCTGGATGGGCTCATCCTCGACGGGCTGGTGCCGCCCGAATCCACTGAGACGTGGGATCTCAGTCGGCGCACAGCCCTTGTCGATCAGGTCGGGCGGCAGAGCATGGATGCACCAGGCCTCCAGCAGTATCGGACGTTGCTGGCGGCGAAGGATGGCGCTTGGCAGAACGACGTGCCGGGCGGCGACCTGCGCCGGTTCTTCGCAGCGCTGCTGAGCTTCCCTACGCTGCGCGATCGGATGCCGAAGATTGTGCAAGACCTTTCCGAAGGCGATACCCGCACGCTGGCCGCCACGGTGAGGGACTGGAATGCCGCGCTGGCGCAGCTGGGACAGGGAGGAAACAACCAACCGGCCCTGCCGCTGGTGATGCTCATCGCCGCCTCGGAGAACAATGCACGCCCTGAGCTCAGCCTAGAGACCGTGAACGAAGAGGCCAAAGATGCGCTGTTCGTCAGCCCCATTCCCGGCCTGCTCGTCAGTGGCAGTGTCCCGCGTTACCCGCGTGATGCCTGGTTCGGAAAGACGCCGGACACCCTGCCACGGACACTGATCCTGCAGGGAACGCTGGATCCGAACACCGCCTACGCCGGTGCCCAGGAACACGCTGCGTTGCTCCGCAGGTCGGGGCCTGTGACGTTCCACACGGTGGACCGGGGCGCACATCTGCTGGCGCTGGTCGCGCCACGCTGCTTCGTTGCTGCCGTGGGCAGTTTCATCAATGGCGAAGTGGTGAGCGAGCGCTGCGCAGAACCCGCGCCAAGGTAA
- a CDS encoding type II CAAX endopeptidase family protein has protein sequence MTPVSLYSPDPARGWLPWAWLAPILMVFFNAVPVLALDGWMQSQHWSTPHGDPIGLAGLYALLWIGFAPTLVAVLAWVRFVEGRSLASIGLTGPTPLITFLRGLAVGCGTIALVVVAIWITGGMQAAGLGQALRSPESLLHIGLLLLSFIFQASVEEIIFRGWMLSVMARKTNVAAAVLLVSFVFCFLHFSPHQPPLVTLNTFLFSLFACAWALRTGSIWGVMGWHTGWNWVLATGFELPVTGMNAHLPALLVALRPQGADALTGGAQGPEGSYLCSVFFVAAIAWIQWRKTRGAQGFSPTSR, from the coding sequence ATGACCCCCGTTTCCCTGTACTCGCCCGATCCGGCTCGCGGCTGGTTGCCTTGGGCCTGGCTGGCTCCGATCCTGATGGTCTTTTTTAACGCGGTACCAGTGCTTGCGCTTGACGGGTGGATGCAGTCGCAGCATTGGTCGACTCCACACGGCGATCCGATCGGCCTCGCTGGTCTCTATGCGCTGCTGTGGATCGGCTTCGCGCCGACGCTGGTAGCCGTGCTCGCCTGGGTACGCTTCGTGGAAGGGCGCTCGCTGGCGAGTATCGGGCTGACTGGTCCGACGCCGCTGATAACCTTCCTCCGCGGACTGGCCGTTGGATGCGGCACGATCGCGCTGGTCGTGGTCGCTATTTGGATAACAGGCGGCATGCAGGCGGCGGGCTTGGGTCAAGCCTTGCGGTCGCCCGAGAGTTTGCTGCACATCGGTTTGCTGCTGCTGAGTTTCATTTTCCAAGCGAGCGTGGAGGAAATCATCTTCCGCGGCTGGATGCTGTCGGTGATGGCGCGCAAGACGAATGTCGCGGCGGCAGTGCTTCTCGTGTCGTTCGTTTTCTGCTTCCTGCATTTTAGTCCGCACCAGCCGCCCCTGGTCACGCTCAACACGTTCCTGTTCTCGCTGTTTGCCTGCGCGTGGGCGCTGCGGACCGGCAGTATCTGGGGCGTGATGGGGTGGCACACGGGGTGGAACTGGGTACTCGCGACCGGATTCGAACTGCCCGTCACCGGCATGAACGCGCACTTGCCAGCGCTGCTGGTGGCGCTGCGCCCGCAAGGCGCCGACGCGCTCACTGGTGGCGCGCAAGGGCCGGAAGGTAGTTACCTGTGCAGCGTATTCTTCGTAGCCGCGATCGCGTGGATCCAGTGGCGAAAGACGCGCGGAGCTCAGGGCTTCTCGCCGACCAGCAGGTAA